A stretch of the Streptococcus suis genome encodes the following:
- a CDS encoding sugar ABC transporter permease: MMNQKGFIAKYWPYLFVAIPIGLQLIFFFYPLFTGIYYSLTDWNGLTSDFDLIGFHNYLDILKNPDFYTSMTFTIIFTIGLVIGEIVIGIWLATLLNRKIKAVGFFRTWYFFPAVLSTVTLGLIFVQLFNYGFTQIGEVLNIDWLKENLLVNEKTVIPSVLFVALWQGLAMPVIIFLSGLQSIPVDVKEAAAIDGATRSQQFFNIELPFLLPSISMVFILAMKSGLTAFDLIFALTSGGPDGKTESLGLLVYNYAFVDNKFSYANALAVVLFIFIIVISLIQMKISKKFEV, translated from the coding sequence ATGATGAATCAAAAAGGATTTATTGCTAAATATTGGCCCTATCTATTTGTTGCCATACCAATCGGTCTACAGTTAATCTTTTTCTTCTATCCGCTGTTTACAGGGATTTACTATAGTCTAACAGACTGGAATGGATTAACCTCTGATTTTGACCTCATTGGTTTTCACAATTATCTGGATATTTTAAAAAATCCTGATTTTTACACATCAATGACCTTCACGATTATCTTCACCATTGGTTTGGTCATTGGTGAGATAGTGATTGGGATTTGGTTGGCCACCCTGCTCAATCGTAAGATTAAAGCAGTTGGTTTCTTTAGAACCTGGTATTTCTTCCCAGCTGTCTTGTCAACTGTTACTTTGGGTTTGATTTTTGTTCAGCTCTTTAACTATGGTTTTACCCAAATTGGTGAAGTCTTAAATATTGATTGGTTGAAGGAAAACTTGTTAGTGAATGAGAAAACTGTTATTCCTTCTGTCTTATTTGTTGCTTTGTGGCAAGGATTAGCTATGCCGGTCATCATCTTCTTGTCTGGTTTACAAAGTATACCAGTAGATGTCAAAGAAGCAGCAGCGATTGACGGGGCAACACGGTCTCAGCAATTCTTTAATATTGAACTTCCATTTTTACTACCTTCCATTAGTATGGTCTTTATCTTGGCGATGAAATCAGGTTTGACCGCTTTCGACCTTATCTTTGCCCTGACAAGTGGTGGTCCAGATGGCAAGACAGAATCACTTGGTTTATTAGTCTATAACTATGCCTTTGTTGATAATAAGTTTTCGTATGCGAATGCTTTAGCGGTGGTCCTCTTTATCTTTATCATTGTGATTTCGTTGATTCAGATGAAGATTTCTAAGAAATTTGAAGTATAG
- a CDS encoding cystathionine gamma-synthase gives MTDYKIDTILAHAGINNDEKTGALISPIHLSTTYQHPEFGHSTGFDYTRTKNPTRAGLEATLAAIEKADHALATSSGMAALVLLFNGFPVGSQVVAARDLYGGSFRWFNEQESLGRFQFTYANSEVELIAAITDQTDYVYLETPTNPLMVEFDIAKVSAIAHAKGAKVIVDNTFYSPIYQNPLELGADVVLHSATKYLSGHNDVLAGALMTNDQDLYDKLFYDQNTTGPTLSPLDSYLLMRGLKTLSLRMERATQNAQKIVAFLKKSPAVKQVYYTGKGGMISLKVVDESKIPHILNTLKIFTFAESLGGVESLITYPATQTHADIPVETRHSYGLTDDLLRLSIGIEDVDDLIADLEVALEG, from the coding sequence ATGACAGATTATAAAATTGATACGATTTTAGCCCATGCAGGTATTAACAATGATGAGAAAACAGGTGCCTTGATTTCTCCTATTCACCTTTCGACCACTTATCAGCACCCTGAGTTTGGTCACTCGACCGGTTTTGACTATACGAGGACCAAGAACCCGACACGCGCCGGTTTGGAAGCGACCTTGGCAGCGATTGAAAAAGCAGATCATGCCCTTGCGACGAGTTCAGGCATGGCTGCGCTTGTCTTGCTTTTTAATGGTTTCCCTGTTGGAAGCCAAGTAGTTGCGGCGCGTGATTTGTACGGTGGCTCATTCCGCTGGTTCAACGAGCAGGAAAGTCTAGGCAGATTTCAGTTTACCTATGCGAATAGTGAAGTGGAGCTGATTGCAGCAATCACAGACCAGACGGACTATGTTTATTTGGAAACTCCAACTAATCCCTTGATGGTGGAGTTTGACATCGCTAAGGTTTCGGCTATCGCCCATGCCAAAGGTGCCAAGGTGATTGTCGATAACACTTTTTATAGCCCTATTTATCAAAATCCTCTTGAATTGGGTGCGGATGTCGTTCTACATTCGGCGACAAAATATTTGTCAGGTCATAATGATGTCTTGGCTGGTGCTTTAATGACCAATGATCAGGACTTATATGATAAGCTTTTCTATGATCAAAACACAACTGGTCCAACTCTTTCACCACTGGATTCTTATTTACTCATGCGTGGTTTGAAAACTCTTTCGCTTCGAATGGAGCGGGCGACTCAAAATGCTCAGAAAATTGTCGCCTTTTTGAAGAAGAGTCCTGCAGTCAAGCAAGTATATTACACAGGTAAAGGTGGAATGATTTCATTGAAGGTGGTTGATGAGAGTAAGATTCCACACATTCTAAATACCTTGAAAATCTTTACATTTGCGGAAAGCTTGGGTGGGGTAGAAAGTTTGATTACTTATCCAGCCACACAGACTCACGCAGACATTCCAGTGGAAACCCGTCATTCTTACGGTTTGACAGATGATCTGCTTCGCTTGTCTATCGGTATTGAGGATGTGGATGATTTGATTGCCGACTTGGAAGTAGCCTTGGAGGGATAA
- a CDS encoding ABC transporter ATP-binding protein: MSSIQAENIQVAYDDRVIIEKLSTRIPSGKITTIIGANGCGKSTLLKALTRILPLQEGAIYLDGQAIAQLPTKEVAKKLALLPQVLEATEGISVYELVSYGRYPHQNGLGYLTDQDREKINWALEATQTAPFARFPVDDLSGGQRQRVWIAMALAQDTDTIFLDEPTTYLDLNHQLEVLELLKDLNLSQQKTIVMVLHDVNLSARFSDHMIAMKEGNIRYNGSVSSIMTTEILSDIFNIKPQLIQAPGQEYPILLTYDLKNNKEKK, translated from the coding sequence GTGTCTTCCATTCAAGCAGAAAACATCCAAGTGGCATATGATGATCGAGTGATCATAGAAAAACTATCCACCAGAATTCCCAGTGGAAAAATAACCACTATTATTGGCGCCAACGGTTGTGGAAAGTCCACTTTACTCAAGGCGTTGACTCGGATACTTCCACTTCAAGAAGGAGCTATCTATTTAGATGGTCAAGCTATTGCCCAATTACCAACTAAAGAAGTTGCAAAAAAACTTGCCCTACTTCCTCAGGTATTGGAAGCGACAGAAGGGATTTCTGTCTATGAATTGGTCTCTTATGGGCGCTACCCCCATCAAAATGGACTCGGCTATCTCACCGATCAGGATAGGGAGAAGATCAACTGGGCTCTAGAAGCGACCCAAACCGCTCCTTTCGCCAGGTTTCCAGTTGATGATTTATCTGGTGGACAGAGACAACGAGTTTGGATTGCCATGGCTCTTGCCCAAGATACCGATACCATTTTCTTAGATGAGCCAACGACCTATCTTGACCTCAATCATCAATTGGAAGTTTTAGAGCTCTTGAAAGACCTCAACCTGAGCCAACAGAAAACCATTGTGATGGTTCTCCATGATGTTAATTTATCCGCTCGTTTTTCAGACCACATGATTGCCATGAAAGAGGGAAATATTCGCTACAATGGATCCGTGTCCAGTATCATGACTACTGAGATACTGAGTGATATTTTCAACATCAAACCTCAATTAATACAGGCTCCTGGTCAAGAGTATCCTATTTTGCTAACTTACGATTTAAAAAATAATAAGGAGAAAAAATGA
- a CDS encoding extracellular solute-binding protein encodes MKMKTFLKCASVCAFASFLVACGNASSSDKVEIEYFSQKPEMQATLQEMIDDFEKENPTIDVKFSNVPDAGTVLKTRMANNEAPDVINIYPQNADFKAYAADGRFLEIGDDAGLSHLKDGAVTPYLVNEKNYTLPLTANAYGIYYNKDKFKELGLEVPTTYAELVALVDKIKAEGSVAPFALSLNDAWSLNGYHQLAWVTVAGGFDGAEDILIRSAKGAIQDDATTKAVLERLELLTDNGQKGATGALYADAVAAFAAGDALMLPQGTWAATAVNQQEPEFEYGMFAFPGDKEGGDYTIGAADLALSISADTEHPEESKKFLEYLSRPEVMQKYYDVDGSPTSVEGVDTEGKFEETAGVTQYAFTDKHVVWLQSEWESEEEFWNITAEMVKNPNSAELVKKLNAFFDPMKK; translated from the coding sequence ATGAAAATGAAAACATTTTTAAAATGTGCGTCAGTGTGTGCTTTTGCTAGCTTCTTGGTTGCTTGTGGGAATGCAAGTAGTAGCGATAAGGTAGAAATTGAATATTTCTCACAAAAACCTGAAATGCAAGCGACTCTGCAGGAAATGATTGATGATTTTGAAAAAGAAAATCCTACGATTGATGTTAAATTTTCAAATGTACCAGATGCAGGAACTGTTCTGAAAACCCGTATGGCAAATAACGAAGCGCCAGATGTCATCAATATTTATCCACAAAATGCGGACTTCAAAGCATACGCAGCGGATGGTCGTTTCTTAGAAATTGGTGATGATGCAGGTCTCAGTCATCTAAAAGATGGTGCTGTAACGCCTTATCTTGTTAACGAAAAAAATTACACCCTTCCTTTGACAGCTAATGCCTATGGTATTTACTATAATAAAGATAAGTTCAAAGAATTGGGTCTTGAAGTTCCAACTACCTATGCAGAATTAGTGGCTTTGGTAGACAAAATCAAGGCTGAAGGCAGTGTAGCACCGTTTGCTCTTTCATTGAACGATGCTTGGTCATTGAATGGCTACCATCAGTTAGCTTGGGTAACTGTTGCAGGTGGATTTGATGGCGCTGAAGATATTCTGATCCGCAGTGCAAAGGGAGCAATTCAAGATGACGCTACAACAAAAGCTGTCTTAGAACGCTTGGAACTGTTGACAGATAATGGTCAAAAAGGTGCAACAGGCGCGCTCTATGCAGATGCAGTGGCAGCTTTTGCGGCAGGAGATGCTCTCATGCTTCCACAAGGTACATGGGCAGCTACAGCTGTTAACCAACAAGAACCTGAATTTGAATATGGTATGTTTGCCTTCCCTGGTGATAAAGAAGGTGGCGACTATACCATCGGTGCAGCAGACCTTGCTCTTTCAATTTCTGCTGATACAGAGCACCCAGAAGAATCTAAAAAATTCTTAGAATACCTCTCACGTCCAGAAGTGATGCAAAAATACTATGATGTAGATGGCTCACCAACTTCAGTTGAAGGAGTAGACACTGAAGGCAAGTTTGAAGAAACTGCTGGAGTTACACAATATGCCTTCACTGACAAACACGTAGTTTGGTTGCAATCTGAATGGGAATCAGAAGAAGAGTTTTGGAATATCACAGCTGAAATGGTTAAAAATCCAAATTCAGCAGAATTAGTGAAAAAACTGAATGCATTCTTTGACCCAATGAAAAAATAA
- a CDS encoding pyridoxal phosphate-dependent aminotransferase yields MTRYDFTSKPNRLTHHAEKWKKVEADPELLPLWIADMDFEPLPEIRQVIRDYADHHIFGYPYASDSLYQSIIDWEGRQHGYKIERESILLIEGVVPALTVAIQSLTEEGDAVLINTPVYPPFARTVKLNNRLLVTNSLVEVDGVFRIDFDQLEKDIVENQVKLYIFCNPHNPGGRVWSKEELLAIGRLCQKHGVVLVSDEIHQDLALYGHKHDTFNTVDENFKDFSIILSSATKTFNIAGTKNSFAIIENPSIRKTFAKRQLANNQHEVPTIGLLTTEAAFTYGDEWLTELKNVLEKNIDYVEEYLTSHTRIKVMKPQGTYLIWLDFSDYQLGHDQLFELLQHQAKLMLNDGLSFGKEGKHHARLNAAAPFDVIEEACQRLRNVFG; encoded by the coding sequence ATGACCAGATATGATTTTACTAGTAAACCAAATCGCTTAACGCACCATGCTGAAAAATGGAAAAAAGTGGAAGCTGATCCGGAACTCCTACCTTTATGGATTGCGGATATGGACTTTGAGCCACTTCCAGAAATTCGCCAAGTGATCCGTGACTATGCAGATCATCACATTTTTGGTTATCCCTATGCTAGCGACAGTCTTTATCAGTCTATTATTGACTGGGAAGGTAGACAGCATGGCTACAAGATTGAAAGAGAGTCCATCCTGCTCATCGAAGGTGTTGTCCCTGCCTTAACTGTGGCTATTCAATCTTTGACAGAAGAAGGGGATGCAGTCCTAATTAACACGCCAGTCTACCCACCCTTTGCACGGACTGTCAAATTAAACAATCGCCTGCTTGTTACCAATTCACTTGTAGAAGTGGATGGTGTTTTTAGGATTGATTTTGACCAGCTTGAAAAGGACATTGTAGAGAATCAAGTGAAACTCTATATTTTCTGTAATCCACACAATCCAGGTGGTAGGGTTTGGAGCAAGGAAGAACTCTTAGCTATTGGACGTCTCTGTCAGAAACATGGCGTCGTTCTTGTATCAGATGAAATTCATCAAGATTTGGCTTTATATGGTCACAAACATGATACCTTTAATACGGTAGATGAAAATTTCAAAGATTTTTCAATTATCTTATCATCTGCAACTAAAACATTTAACATTGCTGGAACGAAAAATAGCTTTGCTATTATTGAGAATCCAAGCATTCGCAAGACTTTTGCTAAGCGTCAATTGGCAAATAATCAGCATGAAGTTCCAACAATTGGTTTGTTAACCACAGAAGCCGCCTTCACTTATGGAGATGAGTGGTTGACAGAGTTAAAAAATGTTTTAGAAAAAAATATTGACTATGTTGAAGAGTATTTGACTTCCCATACTCGGATCAAGGTCATGAAGCCCCAGGGAACCTACCTTATCTGGCTTGATTTTTCTGACTATCAGCTGGGACATGACCAATTGTTCGAATTGTTGCAACATCAGGCAAAATTGATGTTGAACGATGGTTTAAGCTTTGGTAAAGAGGGCAAACATCATGCGCGTCTAAATGCGGCAGCCCCATTTGATGTCATTGAAGAGGCCTGTCAACGACTTAGAAACGTTTTTGGATAA
- the murE gene encoding UDP-N-acetylmuramoyl-L-alanyl-D-glutamate--L-lysine ligase, whose translation MITFDRIIKILKTDANFRSITRNEPTDIEFDALSYDSRTVSPTTLFFAKGLAFKKEFLEKAIENGLAYYVSEIDYEVSIPAILVKDIKQAMSLIAMEFHGNPQNQLKLLAFTGTKGKTTAAYFAYNILKQSYKPAMLSTMNTTLDGETFFKSTLTTPESLDLFAMMAEAVKNGMTHLVMEVSSQAYLVKRVYGLTFDVGVFLNISPDHIGPIEHPTFEDYFYHKRLLMDNSRAVIVNAGMDHFEVVRDQVIFKDHDFYGPSSENEITQSAGFDFTATGKLAGHYAIQLIGHFNQENAIAAGLACLRLGASLEDIQTGIAQTNVPGRMEVLTQQNGAKVFVDYAHNGDSVKKLLDVVLTHQSGKVILILGAPGNKGESRRKDFGLLLNDYPQVDVLLTADDPNHEDPATIAEQIRSYMTRPSTFILDREEAIRIAMRQTTSSQDAVIIAGKGADAYQIVNGKKTTYDGDLEIAKKYL comes from the coding sequence ATGATAACATTTGACCGTATAATTAAAATTTTAAAGACAGATGCAAATTTTCGTTCGATTACAAGGAATGAGCCTACAGATATTGAATTCGACGCTTTGAGTTATGACAGTCGAACCGTAAGTCCAACAACCCTTTTCTTCGCCAAGGGCTTAGCCTTTAAAAAGGAATTTTTAGAAAAAGCAATTGAAAACGGCTTGGCCTACTATGTATCAGAAATAGACTACGAAGTCAGCATTCCAGCCATTCTTGTTAAAGACATCAAACAAGCCATGAGTCTGATTGCAATGGAATTTCACGGTAACCCACAGAACCAACTCAAACTCCTGGCATTCACAGGCACCAAAGGCAAAACAACCGCAGCTTATTTTGCTTATAATATTCTCAAACAGAGTTATAAACCTGCCATGCTGTCAACTATGAATACAACACTGGATGGGGAGACATTTTTCAAATCAACACTGACCACCCCTGAAAGTCTGGACCTCTTTGCCATGATGGCGGAGGCAGTCAAAAATGGTATGACTCACCTTGTAATGGAAGTCTCTAGCCAAGCCTATCTTGTCAAGCGTGTTTATGGCCTTACTTTTGACGTAGGCGTCTTCCTCAACATTAGTCCTGACCATATCGGTCCCATTGAGCATCCGACATTTGAAGACTATTTCTACCATAAGCGTCTTTTGATGGACAATAGCAGAGCAGTTATTGTCAACGCTGGAATGGATCATTTTGAAGTCGTGAGAGACCAAGTGATCTTCAAAGACCATGACTTCTATGGTCCGTCTTCTGAGAATGAAATTACCCAGTCAGCAGGATTCGACTTCACAGCGACTGGGAAATTAGCTGGGCACTACGCTATTCAGCTCATTGGTCATTTCAATCAAGAGAATGCCATCGCTGCTGGACTAGCTTGTCTTCGCTTAGGTGCAAGCCTAGAAGATATTCAAACTGGGATTGCCCAGACCAATGTCCCTGGTCGCATGGAAGTCCTGACCCAGCAAAACGGGGCTAAAGTCTTCGTTGACTACGCTCACAATGGCGATAGCGTAAAAAAACTGCTTGATGTTGTCCTCACACATCAATCAGGAAAGGTCATCCTGATTTTAGGCGCCCCAGGTAATAAGGGAGAAAGTCGCCGTAAAGACTTCGGACTTCTACTTAATGACTATCCACAGGTTGATGTTCTTCTAACAGCTGATGATCCCAATCATGAAGACCCAGCTACTATTGCTGAGCAAATTCGTTCATATATGACCCGTCCGAGCACCTTTATCTTGGATCGTGAAGAAGCTATTCGCATCGCGATGAGGCAAACAACTTCATCGCAAGATGCTGTTATTATAGCCGGTAAAGGGGCCGATGCCTACCAGATTGTGAACGGTAAAAAAACAACTTATGATGGTGATTTAGAAATCGCCAAAAAATACTTATAG
- a CDS encoding AraC family transcriptional regulator, whose translation MNILNIYNELDSHNFDLNVDHYGAEQCDKGYSFGPTIRDNFVLHFITKGKGKILVDGKTIYLSAGDLFILPKDVSIFYQADDIDPWTYLWVGFSGSRAKDLLNQSQLLENYYLHSSLASPILDYMHQINHVQMHPIPSITELVLIGYLNQLLATLIEEFPSETLMKHETQTKYYVQQAIKMIHSHYAHPIKVSEIADYLALSRSYLYKIFKQETGYSIKDYILQVKMNRSCQLLEDASRSITEISYSVGYQDPLTFSAAFKNYFHMSPTEFRKTQKNKD comes from the coding sequence ATGAATATTCTAAATATCTATAATGAATTGGATAGTCATAATTTTGACCTAAATGTAGACCATTACGGTGCCGAACAATGTGACAAGGGCTATTCCTTCGGTCCTACTATCCGTGATAATTTTGTCCTGCATTTTATTACAAAAGGAAAAGGGAAAATTCTTGTTGACGGAAAAACAATTTATCTATCAGCAGGTGATTTGTTTATTCTGCCAAAGGATGTTTCCATTTTCTATCAAGCTGACGATATAGATCCGTGGACCTATTTATGGGTTGGTTTTAGTGGTTCACGAGCAAAAGACCTACTGAATCAAAGTCAACTGCTAGAAAACTACTATCTCCACTCCAGTCTAGCGTCCCCAATTCTAGACTATATGCATCAGATTAACCATGTTCAGATGCATCCCATCCCCTCTATCACTGAACTAGTCTTAATTGGCTACCTCAATCAACTCTTGGCTACGCTCATCGAGGAATTTCCAAGTGAAACACTGATGAAACACGAAACACAAACCAAATATTATGTTCAGCAGGCCATCAAAATGATACATAGCCACTATGCGCATCCAATTAAGGTCTCTGAAATAGCGGACTATTTGGCCTTGAGCCGAAGTTATCTCTATAAGATTTTTAAGCAGGAAACAGGCTATTCTATCAAAGATTATATTTTACAAGTAAAAATGAATCGTTCTTGTCAACTCTTAGAAGATGCTTCTAGGAGTATCACTGAAATCTCCTATTCTGTCGGCTACCAAGATCCTCTCACCTTCAGCGCGGCCTTTAAAAATTATTTTCATATGAGCCCGACAGAATTTCGAAAAACACAAAAAAATAAGGATTAG
- a CDS encoding alpha-galactosidase, translating into MNVIEIHEIKQIFHLKTREFSYIIQVLKTGDLVHRYFGKKIEKFSDGNKITYLDRAFSPSPITGDRTFSLDVLPLEYSSSGLGDFRTTALDVRNEFGTTLDLKFKSYRTYKGKKELNGLPASFGNQEEVESLEIDLYDQLTDVTVTLQYSVFEEASYLARSATIQTGKYPCKLEKALSATVDFPHQDFIVHSLTGRYAYEKEWTQTPLTKGQYSIGSIRGASSHSRTPFLALASPDAGEDKGDVYAAHLVYSGNFSAFVETTAMETCRLGLGLESHYFSWQLDKDDRFQTPEVLLSYTDKGFTGMTQYSHHFITKHLIRSSFVNKPRPVLINNWEATYFEFTEEKILQLAQVASRAGIELFVLDDGWFGKRNNDESSLGDWKVNLDKLPNGLNGLAERINELGMKFGLWFEPEMISIDSDLYREHPDWAIHIEGRLPIYSREQLVLDLTKQEVCDYIIDNVSSILESANITYVKWDMNRNITNIPEGLANDQCFEFHHRYMLGLYRVLDHLTKRFPDILFESCAGGGGRNDLGIMYYMPQAWASDDTDAIERLSIQEGTSLIYPPSSIGAHVSAVPNHQVGRITPLATRGNVAMMGGAFGYELDLTKLSEKELDEISQQIETYHSIRETIQFGQLYRLKKTTNTWAANYVSQDKNQAVFTFIKILAKPEAPLLHVRLKGLDPDALYECPQLGETFYGDELMNIGLIMPHVQQDYFSVQYIFNKI; encoded by the coding sequence ATGAATGTGATTGAGATTCATGAAATAAAACAGATTTTTCACCTGAAAACAAGAGAATTCTCTTATATCATTCAAGTATTAAAAACTGGTGATTTGGTTCATCGTTATTTTGGGAAAAAAATCGAAAAATTTAGTGATGGAAACAAAATAACATATTTAGATCGAGCGTTTTCTCCTAGTCCAATTACTGGAGACAGGACATTTTCGTTGGATGTCCTCCCTCTCGAATACTCTAGCAGTGGTCTGGGAGATTTTAGGACTACTGCATTAGATGTTCGAAATGAATTTGGAACGACCCTAGATTTAAAATTTAAATCGTATAGAACCTATAAAGGAAAAAAAGAGTTAAATGGTTTACCAGCAAGTTTTGGAAATCAAGAAGAAGTAGAGAGTCTTGAAATTGATCTTTATGATCAGTTGACAGATGTTACTGTAACACTTCAGTATTCTGTTTTTGAAGAAGCTTCCTATCTCGCACGGTCAGCTACAATTCAAACTGGCAAATATCCATGTAAACTAGAGAAGGCCTTATCTGCAACGGTTGATTTTCCACATCAAGATTTCATTGTTCACAGCTTGACTGGACGTTATGCTTATGAAAAAGAGTGGACACAGACTCCACTGACAAAAGGTCAGTATTCGATTGGTAGCATTCGAGGTGCCTCAAGTCACTCAAGAACACCTTTCTTAGCACTTGCCTCACCCGATGCAGGTGAGGACAAGGGCGATGTATATGCAGCTCACCTTGTCTATAGTGGCAATTTTTCAGCCTTTGTCGAAACGACAGCCATGGAAACCTGTCGTTTGGGACTAGGATTGGAAAGTCACTATTTCTCATGGCAATTGGATAAGGATGACCGGTTTCAAACCCCAGAAGTTCTCTTATCATATACTGATAAAGGATTTACTGGCATGACACAATATAGTCATCACTTTATTACAAAACACCTCATTCGATCATCGTTTGTAAACAAACCAAGACCTGTTTTAATCAACAACTGGGAAGCGACCTATTTTGAATTTACAGAAGAAAAGATTTTACAGTTAGCTCAGGTTGCAAGTCGAGCTGGTATTGAATTGTTTGTTCTGGATGATGGTTGGTTTGGTAAACGAAACAATGATGAAAGTTCATTGGGCGATTGGAAAGTCAATTTGGATAAGTTGCCAAATGGTTTGAATGGTTTAGCAGAGCGAATAAATGAGCTTGGCATGAAATTCGGACTGTGGTTTGAACCAGAGATGATTTCTATTGATAGCGATCTTTATCGTGAGCATCCTGATTGGGCAATTCACATAGAAGGACGCTTACCAATCTACAGCCGAGAACAATTAGTTTTGGATTTGACCAAACAGGAAGTCTGTGACTATATCATAGATAACGTCTCTTCGATATTAGAATCAGCCAACATTACTTATGTAAAATGGGATATGAACCGTAATATCACCAATATCCCTGAAGGTTTAGCAAATGACCAGTGTTTTGAGTTCCACCATCGTTACATGCTAGGTCTGTACCGTGTATTAGACCACCTTACCAAGCGGTTCCCAGATATTCTTTTCGAATCCTGTGCAGGCGGTGGAGGTCGTAATGATTTGGGAATCATGTATTACATGCCGCAAGCTTGGGCAAGTGATGATACAGATGCGATTGAGCGCTTATCTATTCAAGAAGGTACTAGTTTGATTTATCCCCCTTCCTCAATTGGCGCACACGTTTCTGCCGTTCCGAACCATCAGGTTGGTCGGATCACACCTCTTGCTACACGAGGCAATGTGGCTATGATGGGAGGAGCATTTGGTTACGAGTTGGATTTAACGAAACTTTCGGAAAAGGAATTGGATGAAATCAGTCAGCAAATCGAAACCTATCACTCCATTCGTGAAACTATACAATTCGGTCAGCTCTACCGTCTGAAAAAGACGACCAATACCTGGGCTGCCAATTATGTTAGTCAAGATAAGAATCAAGCGGTCTTTACATTTATAAAAATTCTTGCCAAGCCAGAAGCGCCTTTGCTTCATGTTCGGTTGAAGGGGCTAGACCCAGATGCCTTGTATGAATGCCCTCAATTAGGAGAAACATTCTACGGAGATGAATTGATGAACATTGGTCTCATAATGCCACATGTTCAACAAGATTATTTTAGTGTACAATATATTTTTAACAAAATCTAG
- a CDS encoding ferrichrome ABC transporter substrate-binding protein produces the protein MKKFLAIFSLFVGLVFLTACSTSSSSTDVELSSMPEIEGITYYGDIPKNPKKVVNFAYSYTGYLLQLGIKVSSYSLDLEKDSPAFGDQLKDLPLLTTADTEAIAAQNPDLILVFAGDDNIETLKEIAPVIEITYGKSDYLKMLTDVGQIFGKEKEAQAWLDQWDKKVAAAKEELSGVVDTSATFTVMDFFDKNIFLYGNNFGRGGELVYRALGFAAPAKVQEDVINKDGWFGISQEALPDYVGDYLLVNVNETTKDAASSLKESDIWKNLPAVKNEHILEVDYNLFYFSDPMSLDLQIDAFVSALKEIQ, from the coding sequence ATGAAAAAGTTTTTAGCTATTTTTAGTTTATTTGTTGGGCTGGTTTTCTTAACAGCTTGTTCTACCTCTTCCTCTTCAACAGACGTAGAATTGTCTAGCATGCCTGAAATTGAAGGCATTACCTACTATGGAGATATTCCAAAAAATCCTAAGAAAGTTGTTAACTTTGCCTATTCTTACACTGGCTATCTCCTGCAATTGGGGATCAAGGTTTCCAGTTATAGTCTGGATCTAGAAAAAGACAGCCCTGCATTTGGTGACCAATTAAAAGACCTACCATTATTAACAACAGCAGATACAGAAGCTATCGCTGCTCAAAATCCAGACCTTATCCTTGTTTTTGCTGGTGATGACAACATAGAAACACTAAAAGAAATCGCGCCAGTTATTGAAATCACCTATGGAAAGAGTGATTACCTGAAAATGCTGACGGATGTGGGACAAATTTTCGGAAAAGAAAAAGAGGCTCAAGCTTGGCTTGACCAGTGGGATAAAAAAGTTGCCGCAGCCAAGGAAGAACTCAGTGGAGTTGTAGATACAAGTGCGACATTTACAGTAATGGACTTCTTTGATAAAAATATCTTCCTCTACGGAAACAACTTTGGCCGTGGTGGTGAATTGGTTTACAGAGCGCTTGGTTTCGCTGCTCCTGCTAAAGTCCAAGAAGATGTCATCAATAAAGATGGCTGGTTTGGCATTTCGCAAGAAGCCCTACCAGACTATGTTGGTGACTACCTCCTGGTCAATGTCAATGAAACAACCAAAGACGCCGCATCATCGCTAAAAGAAAGCGACATTTGGAAAAATTTACCAGCTGTGAAAAATGAGCATATCCTTGAAGTAGATTATAACCTCTTCTACTTCTCAGATCCTATGTCACTTGATTTGCAAATAGACGCCTTTGTCTCTGCATTAAAAGAGATTCAGTAA